The DNA window gactctggtttaatttGATATATAATATTTTAGTCTTGTATTTCCTTGTGCTGTGTTGGGTTTTTGTTCTTCGTCTACTTTCAGGACGTGTGTGTAAATCTGCTGacattttaagttatttttttattttttatgaagaaatgcagaaaagcCTTTAAGCTGCTTTGTATTTCTGATAATCCTGTAAAATCtactgaactgaaaacaaacaacaagttTGGCTTCAGTTTCCGTCAGATTGTTCTTCATTCTCTGGACtccagttgtgtttgagtaaatgctgcatgatgcaatacgtcattttcttctggtttcattgattaaagtcattataggattcaaccaacacaattATTCAAATCgacttgttattattttaactgtgtttcaactttgattcctccagaactaaaccacttagagagattctgacttttgtgacagaaactttAGATGAACAGTTCATGAACAGCATCCAGTTACTCTGGGTTTGTTCTAAATAGGCTGGAGTAATAAAAGGTTAAACTCTACTGGAGTCTTCATAATATTCCTCATGAAGAGTGGGGTCTGACTGTGATCCTGCAGCTGTCAAAATACTCTGACCTCCTCTGGGTCTCAGCGGCGTGACCcaggaattcggttttctccgccatgtatcGGCTTAATCGCAGGATTGaccggataatgcgtgtgcgcatgctccacaaccgctgcactggcgcgtgaccccggaacaaaaacatccaagaaaacagatcgtagaagaagaagaagaagaacggagccgtctgagggacagcgcggatcttacctgcaccagatgtagcgcgaacattacgtataagattaaaaatgttctattatccgtctggttgttgtttaaatgtctgacacatgaacgactctagtttattatatcacgtaatcgatcaaccagaaatcgggccgtattaacgtggtattaacccgctgaaaagacacttcatcgccccctagtgtggaggaggagaacagttattagattttctctgctgcatgtaaactgggacaaggacgtagtcagaaagtagagtttagagcaaagctccattaaactctgcatgtaaacatgaatGCATGAGTGTCTCTGTCCCTGGATCAGCGAGGCCTCGGTTTGAGTCCCAGCATCTGCAGATGTTTGCAGCACTGAGCTGAATCGGTCAAAGAGCAGCATTATGTAAATGGTTGGTCAGAGTCCGGCTCTCGGATCAATGCTGTGACTGAGCCTGTGTTGGGgatgtgtgggtgggtgtgtgggtggaggtatTTCTCTGGTAGCGTTCAGAGGCTTcgtgtctttctctctgagctccaggATGAGGACAGAGCTGCTCTTTGTCCTCCTTCTTCCTGCGCTGACAGCGGCGGCCTCACCGACACCAGGTAGGAACTCACCTGGACACGTTCACTTTTTACTTCTACAGAAACAACAGGAACAActatgaaagatgaaaaaaaaaacagaaaaatacctGATGTTAGAGAACAACCTTTAATCTGAATCATTTCTGATCATCATTGAGATTTAGTTGATTCCTCAGTATTTACCATCACTTCTGAGCTCtaacgttggtcctctccatgggacatttgaggacaaagacaccaagagggaccagtggagacacataaagtatcatcacactctgcaggaaggagttttctttccagcttcaaacagcacatgaaccaagccaagcatacgttagccagggattctgctagcacttgggctaacgcggctaacagctggagacaaaccaagacaaaccaagacaaagacaagctgccaatgctgtcTCCGTAGCAgcagggacacattaatgtggacacatgtCCCCTTCTATCTACAGTCTGTTGCTCATGCGTCGGTGATGTAATGTTGACTTGTGTGGACACCAGGAAGTTACGTTTGGTGGCGATTAACgggaatacaaataaataaataaataattaaaatatagaaaaactACATAGAAACTTATTAACAATATACCAggtaaattattgtttttaaaaaagtttgtttctctttctatttacaacttcagtattttttcaaattatacatttgtgcacaaaatgtttttcatttcttgaatattatccattgatgctattttccttttattttgttctagTTTCCTCTTGGCTCCTGgtaaatgtgtgtctcttgttttggtttttgtttttacctggaTTATCATTTGGAATCGGTTGCGTGTACTCGACATGTACATCCTGTTTatctgaatgaaaaaataaataaataaatatattaagtaaataaaatataagtaacatctagtaaaataaaatagaaaaaagtgtaAGCAAAGGAGATGtagaaatatacagtaaatacatcGGAGTGATGTATCTGCTTATCATTACGTcttatattttctattttttttttattctgaaagtctaaaaactaaaaactaaatgatCTCTGGTTAAAGTCGGATTTAAAGTCTTCAGGCTGCTTTGTCTCGTGTGAACGTAGTGACAAAGAAAACTGGTCTCAGTTTCTcccaaactaaacaaaatgaaaaaacaacatttctcaATCGCAGCGTCTTCAGTGTCCTCAGCGTCTCCGTTGAGTCTCACGTCTCCTTCATGcagctcagatcagatcaaatttaaaaatgagtcccatgaaataaaaatataacttaACTCTGCACAGcacagaaagagacacagagtcaCTATAAAAGgacatcagagacacaaagacacaaaaagactaAAAGACATACAAcgagagaaaaaagacacaacaaagacacagatctgagaggacacagagaggacacagagaggacatgggtcttctgtcCTACTGATTTGTTGAGGGGTGTTATTAATGAAGCGGCCTGTAGGTGGAGCCCTGGTGCAGATCTTCATTTACTGTAGGAACCGGTTCCAGATCCGTTCTGTTCAGACATGAAGTGGTTCTGGATCTGGTCCAGACGTCCTGTCAGTCCATGACTTCTGTCTCTGAACCTTCTGGTCCAGGGTCCGAGGACCTCGTGGTGTCTCTGAGACATGGTCGTCTCAGAGGAGACTATGTGACGGTGAaggggacagagaggagggtgaAGAACTACCTGGGGATCCCCTTCGCCCGGCCCCCCCTGGGCCCCCTCCGCCTGGCCGCCCCCCAGGAGGCGGAGCCCTGGGACGGCGAGAGGGACGCCACCCAACACCCTCCTATGTAAGTCCAGCTGGGTCCTGAGTCACGTCCCTCAGACATGTCCCCGAATTAACCTGGAGGACACTCTCCAATTCTCCTTatcctcctccttgtctcctggtctcctggtctccttgtctccttggCTCCTGGTTTCCTGGTTTCCTTGTGTCCtggtctccttgtctccttgtctccttgtctcctggtctccttgtctccttgtctccttgtctcctggTCTCCTTGTCTCCTGGTCTACTTGTCTCCTTGGCTCCtggtctccttgtctccttgtctcctggTCTCCTTGTCTCCTGGTCTACTTGTCTCCTTGGCTCCTGGTTTCCTTGTGTCCTGGTgtccttgtctccttgtctccttgtctcctggTCTACTTGTCTCCTTGGCTCCTGGTTTCCTTGTCTCCTGGTCTacttgtctccttgtctcctggTCTCCTGGTCTCCTTGGCTCCTGGTTTCCTTGTCTCCTGGTCTacttgtctccttgtctcctggTCTCCTGGTCTCCTTATCTCCTGGTCTacttgtctccttgtctcctggTCTACTTGTCTCCTgttctccttgtctccttgtcGTCTTGTCTCCTGGTCTCCTTGTCTCCtggtctccttgtctccttgtctcctggTCTCAGGTGCATCCAGGACCCAGAAATAGTTGTGAACACGTCCAGAATCATGTCCTTGGAGTTCGTCCCTCCAGCGCTTTCAGAGGACTGTCTCTACCTGAACGTCTACGTTCCAGCCGAGGCAACGAGAGGAGACAAACTACCGGTGAGTTAAAGACCAGGGacactagagactagagaccagggacactagagacactagagacaagagactagagaccagggacactagagactagagactagagaccagggacactagagacactacagaccagggacactagagacaagagaccagagaccagggacactagagactagagaccagggacactaGAGACAAGAGACTGGAGACCAGGGACACTAGAGacactagagactagagacaaGAGACTAGAGacactagagactagagaccagggacactaGATGCACGAGACTGAGGCCAGGGacactagagactagagaccaagGACACTAGATGcaagagactagagaccagggacactagagacactagagacaagagactagagaccagggacactagagactagagactagagaccagggacactaGAGACACTACAGACCAGGGACACTAGAGACAAGAGACTACAGACCAGGGACactagagaccagggacactagagacaagagaccagagaccagggacactagagactagagaccagggacactagagacaagagaccagagaccagggacactagagactagagaccagggacactaGAGACAAGAGACTGGAGACCAGGGACACTAGAGacactagagactagagacaaGAGACTAGAGacactagagactagagaccagggacactaGATGCAcgagactagagaccagggacactagagactagagaccaagGACACTAGATGcaagagactagagaccagggacactagagacactagagacaagagactagagaccagggacactagagactagagactagggACACTAGATGCAcgagactagagaccagggacactagagactagagaccaagGACACTAGATGcaagagactagagaccagggacactagagacactagagacaagagactagagaccagggacactagagactagagactagagaccagggacactaGAGACACTACAGACCAGGGACACTAGAGACAAGAGACTACAGACCAGGGACactagagaccagggacactagagacaagagaccagagaccagggacactagagactagagaccagggacactaGAGACAAGAGACTGGAGACCAGGGACACTAGAGacactagagactagagacaaGAGACTAGAGacactagagactagagaccagggacactaGATGCAcgagactagagaccagggacactagagactagagaccaagGACACTAGATGcaagagactagagaccagggacactagagacactagagacaagagactagagaccagggacactagagactagagactagagaccagggacactaGAGACACTACAGACCAGGGACACTAGAGACAAGAGACTACAGACCAGGGACACTAGAGacaagagaccagagaccagggacactaGAGACAAGAGACTGGAGACCAGGGACACTAGAGacactagagactagagacaaGAGACTAGAGacactagagactagagaccagggacactaGATGCAcgagactagagaccagggacactagagactagagaccagggacactagatgcaagagactagagaccagggacactagagactagagaccagggacactagatgcaagagactagagaccagggacactaGAGACAAAATGACTCACGATGGTGACAAGTACATGAAAACACGAGTCTGCACAGAGGAAAGCTGGAGCAGAGCTGGAGATCAGCGTTTTATCAGAGACAGTAACGTCCTGGTCCtccagaggtcaggggtcaaaggtcagaggtcagaggtcaggggtcagaggtcaggggtcagaggtcaggggtcagaggtcaggggtcagaggtgacCCTGTGTTGTGTCTCAGGTGATGGTCTGGATCCACGGCGGAGGTCTAGCAATGGGAGCGGCCTCTCAGTACGACGCCGCTCCGTTAGCCGCCTACGAGAACATAGTGATGGTGATCATCCAGTACCGGCTGGGCATCCTGGGCTTCCTCAGGTAAGGACCCCCCCCTCAGGTAACCAAAGCAGCTTGTCCTCTCTGACCTGTCCTCTTCCAAAGCACCGGAGACAAACACGCTCAGGGGAACTGGGGTTTGCTGGATCAGCTGGCAGCGCTGAGGTGGGTGCAGGAGAACATCGAGGCCTTCGGAGGCGACCCCCAAACCGTGACGGTGGCTGGAGAATCGGCCGGAGGCATCAGTGCGTCCATCCTGGTAGGAAACAGAAAACCTGATCCCTGCAGGGGCGTCGCCGAGCATCATGTCCACTGACTGCATGTACATACGTCTCCCTTTGACCAGACGCTGTCTCCTCAAGCTAAAGGACTGTTTCAAAGGGCCATATTCCAGAGTGGGGTCGCAACACTGGGCACCTACACCACCAAACACCCCCTGTCTCAGGCCAAGGTACCAAACCAGGAACCCGTGAAGTCACTGCACATCTGCACCAGGCGCTCGACAccaccctcaccctctcatATGTGATAtagttaataattaattcattaattatttgaGATCCGTTTATTGGTTTATTAAACTCTTCATGGTTTTAGTCCAAAGCGTTTATCAGATCTGTTCCTGTCATATGAACCTGGAGGCCTCAGGTCTCCTGTTAGTGAACTATGGTTTATCCAGAGGACCTGAGGGCTGCACAGAGCgtagacatttttaaaagcaaactctACCTTTTTAATTCACcttttaattgaatcttaaCCACCTCTTTGCTTATTTAATGActgtttaaataatattattgtgtatatttacttcttctgtcctTCATTTCCAGATTGTCGCCAACATAACGGGATGTGACAACGACAGCACGGAGGTAATAGTTCAGTGCCTCCGAGGAAAAAGTCAAGACGAGTTCGTGGCTGCAACCAAAAAGGTAAACAACCAGGTGAACccggtgtgtttttatttgagtggCTTTCAATCAACgcgatgtcacatcctgttttcatAGCGtctaaataatctaaataactaaaacaaaacttttcgGAAAAGGAAATTTGACTCTTGAACAAACATCAGTTTTACATCATGtgcgtgtattttagtgttttagttttaggcTCATTAGCATGGAGAGgatgagctatactgcagccagccaccagggggagctctacttgctttggcttttacAGACTATGGTTGATGTTTATTAATCTTGTCCTTGTGTTTAGATGAAAATCTTCCTGGGAGCCGTGGTGGACGGCGAGTTTCTGACCGACGTGGCAGAGGAGCTACTCAAGAGGAAAGAAGTGCTGAAGGTTCCTGTGATGATGGGAATAACCAACCATGAGTTCGGGTGGATCCTGCCTCAGGTGGCTCCACATATTCAGATCCTATTTATTCAAAGTCCTTTGTGTCATCGTCATGAACTCATAACTAGTTTTGTCTCCTGTGGGTTGCAGAGCTTCGCCCCCCCAGGCTGGTACAATGGTATGAACCGTGAGTCGGTGGTGGCGGTGATAAACGTGTTCAATCCTGCAGGGGTGAGCGCTAACGTCTGATCTAAGTTAACACAtcttcagtttatttcactaaacatttgtaatttaagtcatgtttttagtttagtttttttttttttttttttttcaaaaaccaaGCAGCAGCATTAAATTTCAATCAATGCCagaaatttaattcaatttaaaactactcatttatgcttattaagataaaaacagctgaaaaataCATCATAAATGTTGTAAATGATCACATAGACCGCCTGCATggtacagaaaataaattttcACATTAATTCCTTCCAAATATTCAAACTGTTTTAATGCTGcagtatttaatatttcagactAATCACATATTCATAGCATTAGTAAAATGTTCAAAGACGCAGACGAAGAATAAGGacggaaaaaaatattttatttttaaaattcctTTCTTGCAAAGATGCTTCACAGtcttaaaaaacaataactgctaacatcacaacaaaataacaaaagtaaaataagaaagatacctgaaataaataaaccaaactattcAAACATAGAATAGATTCTTTTTAACAATAcggaaacagttttttttgtgtttctaacATTAGATACATGTCAAAAATATTTCCGTTTGTCacgatttatttttatttaaatatttttattgtttatatcaGTGAGAAGAGGGAGAACTGAGGTTATCGGTCCAGACAGCAAGTAGAATATCATCAGCATAGAGTGATATTTGATATTCTTGTGATTAATGAAGTCGCCCATATGCAGGATTTAAACAAAAGTCAGAGGACCAAGGATACTTCCCTGAGGAACGCCATTTTCAATATTATGAGTCTGTGAAATGAGAAAGAAACCATTCAAacattaaaccaaataaaactaaCATCTGTTTTAGATGATCTTATTTAGTTTGTCCCTGTTCCAGGTCTCTGTTGCCAACAACCTCATCGCTGATGAATACTTGAAAGACGCCAAAACTCCAGAAGAGATCAGAGACGCATTCACAGAAGTTATTGGAGACCTGTTGATGACGCTGCCGGTGGTCAAGGTGGCGGGATACCACTCAGGTCAGGGGCCTCGTTAAGACCTTCGTTTATagatctggtctctagagtccaggtgtgaacactgatcgggtctcagtccacatgtggaggtggtctgatCTGTGGAAAAGGagctgaattcattcattcatccactggtagaaatgatcTCCTGAATAACTAGAAATgaatccttccttccttccttccttcctttccatcttcttcctaaatctggatcatgtctccatccatgtggtcctggttctggtccagtggtaggtagagatccatcagagacagcagctgatacattattctactgaccacatggtggcgctgcagctgatttacacacagactgagaccagatctccagttctggcTGGAGACTCATTTTGATTCATTAAAGACCAGGTGTCAACGCAAGAACTTTAGAGATGGTCAATCTGATGACAAACTGGTTGAAGGAAAGCAGCACCTCGTCTAAATACATTCCCTCGTTGGTTTGTTTAGATGCGGGCGTTCCAGTTTACATGTATGAGTTTGTGTACCGCGCTGGCATTTACAGACAGAACAGACCCGACTTTGTGAAGGCAGATCACGCCGACGACGTCGGCTTCATGTTCGGTGGATGTTTCTGGGGAGGACATATTAAAGTCACAGGTGGGTAAAAGTAAGACGCCACCTGATAGAACTAATAATAATGGAATGAAGCTCAAAGTTAACAGCTTTCATGCTCTTCTCATCCGTCAGGCAACGTCACCACAGACGACGAGAGATTGTGTCGGGCCATGATGTCATACTGGGCTAACTTCGCCCGTACTGGGTAAGAACGAAAAACTGTTTCATCATTCACAAACCAGAGGACGGGCACTTTGATTTTAGTCGAGTTTTATCTGGAGGAAGGTTTCTCTGTTGGGAACTCATTGATCTGCTGGGCAAATCAGATCATGTGGGTGGAGCTTAATATGACAAAAGAGTCATAGTAGTCATACATGTTATCTTTGtgtggtgactggctgcagtacatgtcataagctccaccccctccatgtcaATGGGCGGGACTAagctaaaataactaaatacatgtcaaatcatttttttccgtGATGGTTTCTGTTAGTTTAGGTAGCTGATATAATTGATGAATGttgtataattttattttagttcattatttgacgccatagaaacaggatgtgacatactggcgaccaccagttgccatgccaacggCTATGTAAAGCCGTCCCgtgggaccgtgagagttgtaaaaaataaattcagtacAGTCAAAATAGTTAAATACTATTATACAAACAGTATTTACATATTAATTCTCAACACGTCTCTtgcacaaagaggaaaagaacaaaactgacTGCGCAACATCAATCTGAATCCAGTTGTTTCACAACTATTAAAGATTTTCCGCTGATgtatgacatgaaaataaattaggcTGAAATTGAATCTCCCTACCGAGGAGGACAATTGctttatttacttaaataaagataaaatgaacACTGACTACACAAGATCAATGAAATTAAACGTCCAAAtctgattttctctgctgcGTACGGTCCTGAGgtttgtctccatgtctcctcaGTTCCCCTAATGGTGCTGGTCTGGTTAACTGGCCTCCCTACGACCAGGAGAAGCAGGACTACATGGAGCTGGATCTGACTCAGACTGTGAAGCAGAAGCTGAAGAAGGACCGGGTCCATTTCATCACGGTGTCGCTGCCTCAGAAGCTGGAACAGTTAGCGGCAGCAGCCAAGGCTGGAAATTAACCCGCACTAGACGTCTTACTGTCTGTATTCAGCCCAGgtttaggtgtgtgtttgtttttttagcctTCTTCATTGTACACACGAAATAAGaatgtttcttctctttttcaagTAACTgtcattaaaggaaaaaaaaaaaacgtcatctgaaggaaagaaaatgtagTCGCATCATATTCAAACTAGAGCTACAGCTAAAGATTATATTCAttactgttatatatatatatatattatatatatatataatataataaatataatataatataataatataccacatttttacaccttttttggtaaaacacacagtttagCTAAAAAGTAATAagaattttctatatttctgcataAGAATTACTCAAAActgattttcacacaagtcctaaaagtagagaaagataaaaactCATTCAACACATCATTCAGGAAAATTAACCATGTTTCATATGTATGAGGTGTGCGCTGTGAGCTCCTTTTACAGCAGCTCGGAGGGATTTGATCTCATTCCTTAGAAcagaacaacaactaaaaaccaaaacagctacaaaaacaagcacaaatatAGAGACACACATGGGTTCAAGAGGACTCCAGCTgactgcagagagacagataccaagcagaaaaacacaaaaataactaaacgaacaaagatgaagaacaacagagacacatcagagaaacaaaacacctACGAGACCACATCTAAAGGGCATAGAAACGATTCCTCTGGactacagagacacacaggtacAGAGGGTCTGATGTAAGAGACACAACCTGTACAGAGAGatgcacaaaacaagacaaccaCAAAGCGTCAATAAAGGCTGCAAAAAGGCCGACTGCAAGGAGACGCtcaacaaagagacagaaacgtCTGCAACGAGAgacaaaacaactgcaaagaGAATCTAAGCTGCCACAAAACATCATACAGCTTCTACAAAGGTACATCTCATTCTGATTTAATATAAACTGGGTTTTTAATTCCAGCTACAGTTTCATTTTACAACAACTGAACAGAATCATTCAGTCATAGCAGGTCATACATGAGGAAGACACATTGGACAAAACccagaaagataaataaataaaaaaactagaaaaaaaaaaaaaaattataattcagttcaattcagttttatttatatagcgtgaataacaatataaattgtGTCAAGACACTTTAGAAAAaccgacctgaaacctccagagcagcctgatgGTGACGgcggcaggaaaaactcccttttaacaggaagaaacaggGAACAAATAAAAGGTTTCAAACTTGTTGAGTGGGTTAAAATAACTACATTTACTCAAAGAATAAGggatatgtttaaaaaaaagaaatgaaaagaaaatgttttttttgtgacaagTAAGGTAGACATAAAAAAGACGGGAATCAAATTACAAccatcatttattaattatttaaggAAGAATAGTTGGATTTAATACGTTTATTTACTTCCGCCCCCTCCTTTTCaagtatgtaaattaaattagaaattataaatatttattttgcattttgctaaAGTAAGTAAGCTCAGTCAATCaatcagataataataataataataataataataataataataataatagtaataataataataataataataaaactgtatagTCCAGTTGCTTCCTCGAAATAACTTTATCATAAAACTCaatcttaaaattaaaattaaaatatttttgttgtcaTCTTTAATCACTGACAAGCCTGAGCGTTGATTGGCTGGGCTGGCTGCTGACGTCACAGGGTACCCCCGGTAGTGCTCGGCTCCCGTTCGCGCTTGCGCACTAGGCTCAAGCCCACAGCGCTGAGTAGGAGCTTCCACCGAGAGAGGACCGTGAACCGGAGAGACCGGAGACAGGGGCACCGGAGGGACGTGTTCACGTACGTACATCCGCTACACCTGCTACACCTGCTACCGCATCAAACATCTCTGTAAATGTTCCTGAATGCTCCAGTTCTTATTCTACgctttttaaaatgctgctgtgaCTGGCGCAGTCCTGTGTGTTTGAATGGCTCCGACTCGTCACTGTTTTCGCTGCTTCTCGGTTTGACCCCGTGTCGGTGCGTGTTCGTCCCCCGGTGCAGACTGACCGATGGAGGAGGGGGTTCCCCGGTTCTCCGGGTCTCAGTTAGCCGGAAAAATGTCTCCATGTTTGGGCTGTAAGTTAATCAAACCCGAGCAGCTTTTCCAGGAAACGTCAGCTCCGTGTTTATTCAGCGCCGCTTCCTCTCAGCTGTCAGTGCTCCCGGCctcatttgaataataataataataatatttaaataaataagtaacgagctcctttctttttccttttttttttttttatttggttccCATTTTGTCTCTAGAGACGCGGCGCAAACCAAACCCCATCCAGAGGAAACGCAATTTTAATTCTCTTTCCTTACTGGAATAAAAATGcgcaacaaataaaactgaacgcAGGACGTTTAATTAACAATTTTAGACACTTTTATATTCGGCATGATTATCAGCCacccagctgttttttttgttttttttatcgtcGTGTTTATTGTTAAAGTCAGACTTTTGTCATTTGCGCTCATTTAAAATGGGCCggtgttaatattttaaaggAGAAACGCTGTCAGCTGCACCGGGATGAAGAACGTGTTCCCAGATCAGTTTATTGTTTGTCAGACGT is part of the Mugil cephalus isolate CIBA_MC_2020 chromosome 10, CIBA_Mcephalus_1.1, whole genome shotgun sequence genome and encodes:
- the ces3 gene encoding carboxylesterase 3, yielding MRTELLFVLLLPALTAAASPTPGSEDLVVSLRHGRLRGDYVTVKGTERRVKNYLGIPFARPPLGPLRLAAPQEAEPWDGERDATQHPPMCIQDPEIVVNTSRIMSLEFVPPALSEDCLYLNVYVPAEATRGDKLPVMVWIHGGGLAMGAASQYDAAPLAAYENIVMVIIQYRLGILGFLSTGDKHAQGNWGLLDQLAALRWVQENIEAFGGDPQTVTVAGESAGGISASILTLSPQAKGLFQRAIFQSGVATLGTYTTKHPLSQAKIVANITGCDNDSTEVIVQCLRGKSQDEFVAATKKMKIFLGAVVDGEFLTDVAEELLKRKEVLKVPVMMGITNHEFGWILPQSFAPPGWYNGMNRESVVAVINVFNPAGVSVANNLIADEYLKDAKTPEEIRDAFTEVIGDLLMTLPVVKVAGYHSDAGVPVYMYEFVYRAGIYRQNRPDFVKADHADDVGFMFGGCFWGGHIKVTGNVTTDDERLCRAMMSYWANFARTGSPNGAGLVNWPPYDQEKQDYMELDLTQTVKQKLKKDRVHFITVSLPQKLEQLAAAAKAGN